Proteins from a single region of Amorphus orientalis:
- a CDS encoding bacteriocin, with the protein MKVLVIAAIMATSLAACSSYSTSDRALAGGAIGGASGAAIGAAAGGSTGAALAGGAIGAGAGALAGAATTPKACRDRYGRAVACP; encoded by the coding sequence ATGAAAGTTCTGGTAATCGCCGCCATTATGGCCACAAGCCTCGCCGCCTGCAGCTCCTATTCGACGAGCGACCGTGCGCTTGCGGGCGGCGCGATCGGAGGTGCCTCGGGTGCGGCGATCGGCGCGGCCGCCGGTGGCTCCACGGGTGCGGCACTGGCCGGCGGCGCGATCGGTGCTGGCGCAGGCGCGCTCGCCGGTGCGGCCACCACGCCCAAGGCCTGCCGCGATCGCTATGGTCGGGCTGTCGCCTGCCCGTAA